A stretch of DNA from Chloroflexota bacterium:
TCAACCTGGATGCCATCAGCCTCACCGGCCCGGTACCTGTGGCCATGGCAGCTCCGCCGACGTCGACGCCGCAGCCCGCCCCGACGCCACCGCCGGCCCTGGTGTGCACCGGCCCCAACCTCCTGCGTAACGGTGGCTTTGAGCAGGGATTCTACGGCTGGGGTGTGGGGTATTACTGGGGATGGTTCCATAACGATGGACAGGCCTCGTATGGCTTCCACGACGACCAATGGGCCCCGACGGTGTACGAGGGCGAGCATTCCCAGCTGATCGCGATCAGCACAAAGGGGATGGCCGCCAGCGACTCGGATCGCTACGCGGGCATCTACCAGGTCGTCAGCGGCCTGGAGCCCGGCGTCCAGTACGAGCTATCCATCGCGGGCATGATACGTGAGGAGGAGCTGCATCCGGACGAGGATCCCTATCGCTATCGGGTGCAGTGGGGATACCTGCCGTGGAGCGATCTGGATTGGACCCGGGTGACCAACTGGCAGGATCTGCCGTGGGAGACCGTTTATGCCCGTACGGCCCCGGGCGACTTCTCCACCTACAAGACCACCTTTGTGGCGCCCAGCCCGAAGGTCACCCTCTTCATCCGGGTGTGGAAGAAGTGGCCGACGCCAGGACGGGAGGTCGACGTCAACATCGACGCGGTCACCTTGCGTCGCTGCTGGGCCCAGGATGCCCAGACGGCGGACCCGGCGAGCGAGCCCATCGTGTACGTGGTTCAGCCGGGCGACGTCCTGTCCAGCATCGCCGCTCGCTACGGGACGACGGTGCAGGCGATCGCCCAGGCGAACAACCTGAGCAACCCCAACCTCATCTATGTGGGCCAGAAGCTCATCATCCCGACGATGCCCTTGCCCACCCCTCCGGTGGTGATACCGGCATCTCCGACACCTTCACCGACAGCACCGCCCCAGGATCAGACCCCTGAGGAGACCGTCTACGTGGTGCGTCGCGGGGACACGCTGTATGCCATCGCCGTGCGGTATGGCGTCACCCCCTACGCGATCGCCAAGGCGAACGGTCTGCAGAACCTCCACTGGATCTATCCGGGGCAGAAGCTGGTCATCCCCAACAGCTAGCCGGCGGGCTCTGTCAGGGATAAGAGGAGAGGGACACCGATGGGGTGTCCCTCTCGCTTTTGTGGTGATCGGATAGGGTGCTACAACGAGACCGGCTGCCCGGTCTCCAGGCTGCGATTGGCGGCCAGCGTGACGGCCGCCGTGCGCACGCCGTCAGCGTAGGTGCTGCGTATGCGGCCGG
This window harbors:
- a CDS encoding LysM peptidoglycan-binding domain-containing protein → MMRRRYTQAIISALIIVLMLGGGLASSMPRASTPVELLKNGSFEEGFVYQDGCGMVGVNWGCFQNGGTAHYGFYDDQWDPVVYDGEHSQLIGIDTKKVGGDPDRYAGIYQTVSVVPGETYHFSIRGMIRADDQDSDPWRYRVQVGFDHTGGSDWTAVTNWIELPWDTYYPRTAPGDFSQYETNVVAQGSKLTVFVRVWKKWGDWYRELNVNLDAISLTGPVPVAMAAPPTSTPQPAPTPPPALVCTGPNLLRNGGFEQGFYGWGVGYYWGWFHNDGQASYGFHDDQWAPTVYEGEHSQLIAISTKGMAASDSDRYAGIYQVVSGLEPGVQYELSIAGMIREEELHPDEDPYRYRVQWGYLPWSDLDWTRVTNWQDLPWETVYARTAPGDFSTYKTTFVAPSPKVTLFIRVWKKWPTPGREVDVNIDAVTLRRCWAQDAQTADPASEPIVYVVQPGDVLSSIAARYGTTVQAIAQANNLSNPNLIYVGQKLIIPTMPLPTPPVVIPASPTPSPTAPPQDQTPEETVYVVRRGDTLYAIAVRYGVTPYAIAKANGLQNLHWIYPGQKLVIPNS